The following are from one region of the Salvia hispanica cultivar TCC Black 2014 chromosome 1, UniMelb_Shisp_WGS_1.0, whole genome shotgun sequence genome:
- the LOC125222922 gene encoding CASP-like protein 5B1, whose amino-acid sequence MKRLFGSPGRKSGLILRIGQCMSAAVSIGVMASAHGFSSTTAFCYLIASMGLQVLWSFGLMCLDIHALRFNKDLHTNIIVSLFVVGDWVTATLSLAAASSSAGVMVLFVTDTNICKSDLNLSCNMIQISIAFAFASWFLLALSSYIMFWLVASI is encoded by the exons atgaagagattGTTTGGAAGCCCAGGTAGAAAAAGTGGGCTGATTTTGAGGATTGGGCAGTGTATGTCAGCAGCTGTTTCAATTGGTGTCATGGCCTCTGCTCATGGCTTCTCATCTACTACTGCCTTTtg CTACTTAATTGCATCAATGGGGCTTCAGGTTTTGTGGAGCTTTGGACTCATGTGCCTAGACATACATGCTTTGAGGTTCAACAAAGACCTGCATACGAACATCATTGTGAGCTTGTTTGTTGTCGGTGATTGG GTGACTGCTACTCTATCTCTTGCAGCTGCGAGCTCCTCTGCCGGTGTTATGGTGCTCTTCGTTACGGACACAAATATCTGCAAATCAGATTTGAATCTGTCATGCAACATGATCCAAATATCCATAGCTTTTGCTTTCGCGTCGTGGTTTCTTCTTGCCTTGTCTTCGTACATCATGTTTTGGCTTGTGGCATCGATCTAA
- the LOC125222914 gene encoding mannose-1-phosphate guanylyltransferase 1-like, with translation MKALILVGGFGTRLRPLTLSVPKPLVDFANKPMILHQIEALKAIGVTEVVLAINYQPEVMLNFLKDFEAKLEIKITCSQETEPLGTAGPLALARDKLIDESGDPFFVLNSDVISEYPLKEMIEFHKSHGGEASIMVTKVDEPSKYGVVVTEESTGKVERFVEKPKLFVGNKINAGIYLLNPSVLDRIQLRPTSIEKEIFPKIAAEGKLYAMVLPGFWMDIGQPKDYITGLRLYLDSLRKKASPKLATGTHIIGNVLVDESAKIGEGCLIGPDVAIGPGCVVESGVRLSCCTVMRGVRIKKHACISSSIIGWHSTVGQWARVENMTILGEDVHVCDEIYSNGGVVLPHKEIKSSILKPEIVM, from the exons ATGAAGGCATTGATTCTTGTTGGAGGTTTCGGCACTAGATTGAGGCCATTGACACTGAGTGTGCCTAAGCCGCTCGTTGATTTTGCTAACAAGCCCATGATTTTGCACCAG ATAGAAGCCCTCAAGGCTATTGGAGTAACTGAAGTAGTCCTAGCCATCAATTATCAGCCAGAG GTAATGCTGAACTTTTTGAAAGATTTTGAGGCAAAGCTTGAGATTAAGATCACATGTTCGCAAGAGACCGAACCTCTTGGAACAGCCGGTCCCCTTGCATTGGCTAGGGACAAGCTGATAGATGAATCCGGAGATCCATTTTTCGTTCTGAATAGTGATGTTATCAGCGAGTATCCACTGAAAGAGATGATTGAGTTCCATAAATCCCATGGAGGTGAAGCTTCTATTATGGTAACCAAG GTGGATGAGCCTTCAAAATATGGTGTTGTTGTTACAGAGGAATCTACTGGAAAGGTTGAGCGGTTTGTCGAGAAGCCAAAGTTATTCGTAGGCAACAAGATCAATGCTGGCATTTACCTGCTGAACCCTTCAGTGCTTGATCGTATCCAATTACGCCCCACATCAATTGAGAAGGAGATTTTCCCAAAAATTGCTGCTGAGGGAAAGCTGTACGCAATGGTCCTGCCGGGTTTCTGGATGGACATCGGGCAGCCAAAGGATTACATCACAGGTCTAAGACTATACCTGGACTCCTTGAGGAAGAAAGCTTCTCCTAAATTGGCCACTGGTACTCACATAATCGGAAACGTCTTGGTGGATGAAAGCGCAAAAATCGGAGAGGGATGCTTGATTGGCCCTGACGTTGCAATTGGCCCTGGTTGTGTCGTTGAGTCGGGTGTGAGGCTGTCTTGCTGCACGGTCATGCGTGGAGTCCGCATCAAGAAACATGCCTGCATATCATCAAGTATCATTGGCTGGCACTCGACCGTTGGTCAGTGGGCTCGGGTGGAGAACATGACCATCCTCGGAGAAGACGTTCATGTCTGCGACGAAATTTACAGCAATGGAGGAGTTGTTTTGCCTCACAAGGAGATCAAGTCCAGCATTTTGAAACCAGAGATAGTAATGTAA
- the LOC125211406 gene encoding uncharacterized protein At2g39795, mitochondrial-like, with protein sequence MSLNKLIRSASRLVPLAVRASAGSRWYSLRHHSSAFSATVNGRLKELQSPRSFPSILLRYSTEISSDESLLKSVEYEIECANDSYSVTEAEEEVPEGFPFKIENRVGSETVSLTRDYQGETISVEVYMPNLVTGDEDDDDASNQSSIPLVVKTSKRSGPYLEFGCTAYPDEIVIDSLSVKDPEKNSEDQIAYEGPDFGDLDENLQKALHRYLEIRGIKASTTNFLHGYMINKDTTEYVEWLKKIQKFLQA encoded by the exons ATGTCACTCAATAAGCTTATACGCTCTGCTTCAAGGCTTGTACCTCTCGCCGTCCGAGCTTCCGCCGGAAGCCgatggtactccctccgccaCCACAGCTCAGCCTTCTCCGCCACCGTCAACGGCCGGCTGAAGGAGCTCCAGTCGCCGAGGTCATTCCCGTCTATTCTCCTCCGCTATTCCACCGAGATTAGCTCCGACGAGTCGCTGCTGAAAAGCGTGGAGTACGAGATTGAATGCGCCAACGACTCTTACTCTGTGACCGAG GCTGAGGAGGAGGTGCCAGAGGGCTTCCCTTTTAAAATCGAAAACCGTGTTGGATCAGAAACTGTATCGCTGACCAGAGATTACCAGGGTGAAACCATAAGTGTCGAAGTGTACATGCCCAACCTTGTTACGGGCGAtgaggatgatgatgatgccTCGAACCAATCTAGCATCCCGTTGGTTGTCAAAACCTCCAAGAGGAGTGGACCCTATCTGGAGTTTGGTTGCACTGCTTATCCTGACGAGATTGTGATTGACAGCTTGTCAGTGAAAGATCCCGAGAAAAACTCTGAGGACCAAATCGCCTACGAGGGACCTGACTTTGG GGATTTGGATGAGAATTTGCAGAAGGCACTCCACCGGTATCTGGAGATTAGAGGGATCAAGGCGAGCACAACCAATTTCTTGCACGGGTATATGATCAACAAGGACACCACAGAATACGTCGAATGGCTGAAGAAAATCCAGAAGTTTCTCCAGGCATGA
- the LOC125224140 gene encoding enoyl-CoA delta isomerase 2, peroxisomal-like, translated as MCTLEKRGNIFFLTLTGAGKKDQEHRLNPTLIAAIRAALSEVRSQSVPGSALITQAEGRFFSNGVDLRPGAAAAEEELIAMVDLFRGVVADLLSLPMPTVAAVAGHAAAAGLILAISHDYVVMARSRAVLYLSELDIGMSLPDYFTALIQGKLSSSAARRELALRAAKIGGDAAYDSAEEVAAAAVERVEHGICMYNCTIP; from the coding sequence ATGTGCACGCTAGAGAAGCGTGGGAACATTTTCTTCCTGACGCTAACCGGCGCCGGGAAGAAAGACCAGGAGCACCGCCTCAACCCGACGCTCATCGCCGCCATCCGCGCGGCGCTATCCGAAGTCAGATCGCAATCCGTCCCCGGATCGGCGCTCATCACTCAAGCCGAAGGCCGATTCTTCTCCAACGGCGTCGACCTCCGCCCcggggcggcggcggcggaggaggagctaATCGCGATGGTAGATCTGTTCCGAGGCGTCGTCGCCGACCTCCTCTCCCTCCCCATGCCGACCGTCGCCGCCGTGGCCGGGcacgcggcggcggcggggcTGATCCTCGCGATCAGCCACGACTACGTGGTGATGGCGAGATCGAGGGCGGTGCTGTACCTGAGCGAGCTCGACATCGGCATGAGCCTGCCGGACTACTTCACGGCGCTGATCCAGGGGAAATTGAGCTCCAGCGCCGCGCGGCGGGAGCTGGCGCTCCGCGCGGCGAAGATCGGCGGCGATGCGGCGTACGATTCCGCGGAGgaggtggcggcggcggcggtggagagGGTTGAACACGGGATATGCATGTATAATTGCACGATCCCATAA